From Prinia subflava isolate CZ2003 ecotype Zambia chromosome 20, Cam_Psub_1.2, whole genome shotgun sequence, the proteins below share one genomic window:
- the IRS4 gene encoding insulin receptor substrate 4, protein MASGMNGPGGGGGSGGGGGGGEEEPGARHTGGGAAPQQEPGVLGAVAGEGEPAAGEGGRCPSPQPHHLLLLLRRSPSASLCPAPEAAPGRAVPSAGRGGQPPPAGRGAGEDVRKCGYLRKQKHGHKRYFVLRAESHLAPARLEYYDSEKKFKSSLRAAGAGGAAALCCPPPKRVIPLYQCFTVSRRADAKHKHIIALYTKDEYFAMLAENEAEQEAWYQAISELMNQSKRGFLEQEDHADQQVDEDDEHYGATLRPGTVFKEVWQVNVKPKGLGQTKNLTGVYRLCLSSKAIHLVKLNSEVPSVHLQLMNIRRCGHSENFFFIEVGRSASIGPGELWMQVDDSVVAQNMHETFLDTMKALKAFAEFRPRSKSQSSGGGSGTNPISFITTRRNLGNLPPSQTGLQRRSRTESVAGGTPPTTKSNNSYRFRTSSEGEGTMTRPFRSVTGSLIHLNTARMNLGRQEGSARYVRAAFSSSYHTRSASLPVSHFPSTTSPISVSSSSGHGSASDMLTRPSSSSVCGSPSDGGFISSDEYGSSPGDFRYFRVRSNTPDSLGNTPPIREENCLSEYMSMNKQQGDDGSRDDYMEAEKCFRKRTYSLTKPTSVAVQQKTTQTTALLDEDSAGNHGRLLYSETPKLKDNHELEYSDTNLDSMSNQSRNKARDDGYMPMMPGVASSLSSTSDYLPMTPKSMSVPKQINNSWSPSQVDSRGYMMMFPKDSSSPVRSPLTGFASKGSNEKIVNNEYMDMSPGNSVPKHPSDSNYIHSASVSKGFSSYFSLPRSFKALSGQNGDHSEYVPMSSPGKLLYDAPENVKGGSSETLANGISKLPTFKGSNEGLVQSRAARPTRLPLGTRGSNTIPRMYDRTVPPEPASPGEYINIDFNEKASNTPYSLSAEGSPSSLGSSSDHRQSPLSDYMSVDLDVQSPKAAKELSNSLTDISIYASSSIPRNQPNPDYARLSFGAACVSTASNRTDDYTEMTFNMAATPPRPFAAESDSAVKIDSPSSIVNRLCIVDRYAGSSSFSVPSSDPPVGPKVIRADPQGRRRHSSETFSSAGTVTTSSSFFTDSSKRHSSASFDNVWLKPDENISDGQEGKMSRDTSTGFQNGLNYIALNLRDDPVSCEASTTAPGCHLQNGTSALDSGAYVSIDFSRSDGLKCNAARKD, encoded by the exons ATGGCGAGCGGGATGAATggcccgggcggcggcggcggcagtggcggcggcggcggcggcggcgaggaGGAGCCGGGGGCCCGGCACACGGGAGGCGGAGCCGCGCCCCAGCAGGAGCCCGGCGTGCTCGGCGCGGTGGCGGGCGAGGGGGAGCCGGCGGCGGGCGAGGGCGGGCGCTGCCCGTCCCCTCAGCCGcaccacctgctgctgctgctgcggcgCTCGCCCAGCGCCTCGCTGTGCCCGGCGCCCGaggccgcgccgggccgggccgttCCCTCAGCGGGCCGCGGCGGGCAGCCCCCCCCGGCGGGCCGCGGCGCCGGCGAGGACGTGAGGAAGTGCGGGTACCTGCGGAAGCAGAAGCACGGGCACAAGCGTTACTTCGTGCTGCGGGCCGAGAGCCACCTGGCCCCTGCCCGGCTGGAGTACTATGACAGCGAGAAGAAGTTCAAGAGCAGCCtgcgggcggcgggggccggcggggcggccgcgctgTGCTGCCCCCCGCCCAAGCGGGTCATCCCCCTGTACCAGTGCTTCACCGTGAGCCGCCGCGCCGACGCCAAGCACAAGCACATCATCGCCCTGTACACCAAGGACGAGTACTTCGCCATGCTGGCTGAGAACGAAGCGGAGCAGGAGGCCTGGTACCAGGCCATCAGCGAGCTCATGAATCAGAGCAAGAGGGGcttcctggagcaggaggaccATGCCGATCAGCAGGTGGACGAGGATGATGAGCACTACGGGGCCACCCTGAGGCCTGGCACCGTGTTCAAGGAGGTGTGGCAGGTCAACGTGAAGCCCAAAGGCTTGGGACAAACGAAAAACCTCACTGGAGTGTACAGGTTGTGCCTCTCCAGCAAGGCCATCCACCTTGTCAAGCTGAACTCCGAGGTGCCCTCTGTTCACTTGCAGCTTATGAACATTCGCCGCTGCGGACACTCAGAGAACTTCTTCTTTATTGAAGTGGGCAGATCTGCCTCCATTGGACCCGGGGAGCTCTGGATGCAAGTGGATGATTCGGTTGTTGCCCAAAATATGCACGAGACCTTTCTGGATACCATGAAAGCTCTAAAGGCCTTTGCAGAGTTCAGGCCCCGAAGCAAGAGCCAGTCCTCTGGTGGTGGCAGCGGTACCAATCCCATCTCCTTCATCACCACCAGGAGGAACTTGGGCAACCTACCACCCAGCCAGACAGGCTTGCAGAGAAGATCTAGAACTGAGAGCGTTGCTGGAGGGACTCCTCCTACCACCAAAAGCAACAACTCCTATCGCTTCAGAACGTCCAGTGAAGGAGAAGGAACCATGACCAGACCTTTCAGGTCAGTGACTGGGAGTCTGATCCACCTGAATACTGCAAGGATGAATTTGGGCCGGCAAGAGGGGAGCGCAAGGTACGTGAGAGCTGCTTTCAGCTCATCTTACCACACCAGGTCTGCTTCGCTGCCTGTTTCTCATTTTCCCTCCACCACAAGTCCCATCAGTGTTTCTTCCAGCAGCGGCCATGGTTCTGCTTCGGACATGCTGACCAGGCCTTCTAGCTCATCTGTTTGTGGTTCCCCGAGTGATGGGGGATTCATCTCTTCTGATGAGTatggctccagccctggagatTTCAGGTACTTTAGAGTGAGGAGTAACACACCAGATTCCCTGGGAAACACACCACCTATCAGAGAGGAGAACTGCCTGAGTGAATACATGTCCATGAATAAGCAACAGGGAGACGATGGCTCAAGAGATGATTATATGGAGgctgaaaaatgtttcaggAAAAGAACTTACTCTCTAACAAAGCCGACTTCTGTAGCAGTGCAGCAGAAGACAACACAAACTACAGCTTTGTTGGATGAAGATTCTGCAGGAAATCACGGACGATTACTTTACTCTGAAACACCAAAATTGAAAGATAACCATGAATTGGAGTACAGTGACACTAACCTTGATTCCATGAGTAACCAAAGCAGGAATAAAGCCAGGGATGATGGGTACATGCCAATGATGCCAGGAGTTGCATCTTCTCTGTCCAGCACCAGCGATTATTTGCCAATGACTCCTAAAAGCATGTCTGTTCCAAAACAGATTAACAATTCGTGGTCACCATCTCAGGTTGACTCCCGAGGCTATATGATGATGTTTCCAAAGGACAGCTCTTCACCTGTACGGAGTCCTTTAACTGGATTTGCTTCTAAAGGAAGTAATGAGAAGATTGTAAACAACGAGTATATGGATATGTCACCTGGTAATTCAGTTCCAAAGCACCCCAGTGATTCAAATTATATTCATAGTGCTTCAGTTTCCAAAGGGTTTagttcatatttttctttgccCCGAAGCTTTAAGGCGTTATCAGGACAAAATGGTGACCACAGTGAATATGTTCCAATGTCTTCACCTGGAAAACTCTTGTATGATGCACCAGAAAATGTAAAGGGGGGCAGCAGTGAGACTCTGGCCAATGGCATCTCTAAATTGCCAACATTTAAAGGTTCAAATGAAggacttgtgcagagcagggctgccaggccCACACGGCTGCCCCTGGGTACGAGGGGGAGTAACACCATCCCCAGGATGTACGATCGTACAGTTCCACCCGAGCCAGCGAGTCCTGGTGAATACATCAACATCGACTTCAATGAAAAGGCGAGTAACACACCCTATTCCCTGTCTGCAGAAGGATCTCCATCCTCTCTGGGCTCGAGCAGTGACCACAGACAGTCTCCGCTCTCTGATTACATGAGCGTTGACCTGGATGTGCAGTCACCGAAAGCAGCGAAGGAACTGTCGAACTCTCTAACAGATATTTCAATTTATGCAAGTTCCAGTATTCCTAGAAACCAACCCAACCCTGACTATGCCAGGCTTTCATTTGGTGCTGCCTGTGTGAGCACGGCGAGTAACAGGACTGATGACTACACCGAGATGACGTTCAACATGGCAGCAACACCACCCAGGCCGTTTGCCGCCGAGTCTGACAGTGCTGTGAAGATCGATAGCCCTTCTTCCATCGTTAACAGACTCTGCATTGTTGATCGATATGCTGGTAGCAGTAGCTTCTCTGTCCCTAGCTCTGACCCTCCTGTAGGCCCCAAAGTGATTCGAGCTGACCCTCAAGGCAGGAGGAGACACAGTTCTGAAACGTTCTCTTCTGCTGGCACCGTGACAACCTCATCCTCTTTCTTTACTGACAGTAGCAAaagacacagctctgcctcatTCGACAACGTTTGGTTAAAACCGGATGAGAACATTTCTGACGGTCAGGAAGGCAAAATGTCCAGGGATACCTCAACTGGATTTCAGAATGGCTTAAACTACATCGCTCTGAATTTACGGGATGACCCTGTGAGCTGTGAGGCGAGCACGACAGCGCCAGGCTGCCACCTCCAAAATGGTACTTCAGCTTTGGACAGTGGGGCTTACGTAAGCATAGACTTCAGCAGATCAGATGGGCTCAAGTGTAACGCTGCGAGAAAAG ACTGA